Proteins encoded in a region of the Streptococcus sanguinis genome:
- the yajC gene encoding preprotein translocase subunit YajC, which yields MNPTMLIVFAVVLVGMTYFQMRTQKKQAQQRMESLNKLQKGYEVITIGGLYGTVDEVDTDKKTVVLDVDGVYLTFELTAIKTVLPLTEGTPAIAGGEGSVDVPEEESAIEE from the coding sequence ATGAATCCAACTATGCTTATTGTATTTGCGGTTGTACTGGTAGGGATGACCTATTTCCAAATGCGTACTCAAAAGAAACAGGCTCAGCAGCGTATGGAAAGTCTTAACAAGCTGCAAAAGGGTTATGAAGTCATTACCATTGGCGGTTTATACGGAACAGTAGATGAAGTGGACACAGACAAGAAAACAGTTGTTCTGGATGTGGACGGTGTTTACCTGACCTTTGAACTGACAGCTATTAAAACTGTACTGCCATTGACTGAGGGCACTCCCGCTATTGCTGGCGGTGAAGGAAGTGTTGATGTTCCCGAGGAAGAATCAGCGATTGAAGAGTAA
- a CDS encoding isoprenyl transferase codes for MFSFKKKEKLNAPLNVPKHIAVIMDGNGRWAKKRMQPRVFGHKAGMETLQKVTIAAKEMGVQVLTVYAFSTENWSRPEKEVSFIMNLPVEFYDRYVPELHKNNVKIQMIGDTAKLPKPTFEAMEKAESLTKLNTGLILNFALNYGGRYEINQAVKEIAQDVLDAKLSPGDITEEVIGNYLYTSNLPKMLRDPDLVIRTSGELRLSNFLPWQSAYSELYFTDVLWPDFDEKALKAAIAEYSRRNRRFGGV; via the coding sequence ATGTTTAGTTTTAAGAAAAAAGAAAAGCTGAACGCACCGCTGAATGTTCCAAAACACATTGCTGTCATTATGGACGGCAATGGCCGTTGGGCAAAAAAAAGGATGCAGCCGCGCGTGTTCGGCCATAAGGCTGGCATGGAAACCCTGCAAAAGGTGACGATTGCTGCCAAGGAAATGGGTGTTCAGGTCTTGACTGTCTATGCCTTTTCAACGGAAAATTGGTCTCGGCCGGAAAAGGAAGTTTCCTTTATCATGAATCTGCCGGTTGAATTTTACGACCGCTATGTGCCGGAGCTGCACAAGAACAATGTAAAAATCCAGATGATTGGTGATACGGCTAAGCTTCCTAAGCCGACATTTGAAGCTATGGAAAAGGCTGAAAGTCTGACCAAGCTCAATACAGGTTTGATTCTCAACTTTGCCCTAAACTACGGTGGTCGATATGAGATCAATCAGGCTGTTAAAGAGATTGCTCAGGATGTTCTGGATGCCAAACTCAGTCCTGGCGACATTACTGAGGAAGTCATTGGCAACTACCTCTATACCAGCAATTTGCCTAAGATGCTGCGCGATCCGGATCTGGTGATTCGGACCAGTGGAGAGCTGCGTCTCAGCAATTTTCTGCCTTGGCAGTCAGCCTACAGTGAGCTGTATTTTACGGATGTTCTCTGGCCTGACTTTGATGAGAAGGCTTTGAAGGCTGCAATTGCAGAATACAGCCGTCGGAATCGACGTTTTGGCGGTGTTTAA
- a CDS encoding phosphatidate cytidylyltransferase, which yields MSKNLQKRLIFGGIALAIFIPLVLTGGVIFQIFVGLLAMLAVHEFLQMKGLPTATIEGVLAMLAAFVLTLPLENYLKFLPVDGNVVAYGLVVFLLLISTVLGSNYTFEDAAYPITASFYVGLGFNALIDARLMNIDKVLLALFIVWATDSGAYLAGVRFGKRKLAPRVSPNKTIEGSLGGILSAVLVTGIFMLVRPQVYATYNALVFLILAVLFSIAGQLGDLVESSIKRHFGVKDSGKFIPGHGGVLDRFDSLLFVFPLMHFFGLF from the coding sequence ATGAGTAAAAATTTACAAAAACGTCTAATCTTTGGAGGAATCGCTCTTGCTATTTTTATTCCTCTGGTATTGACTGGAGGAGTTATCTTTCAGATTTTTGTAGGGCTGTTGGCTATGCTGGCGGTGCATGAATTTCTCCAAATGAAAGGCCTGCCAACAGCGACCATCGAAGGTGTCTTGGCCATGCTGGCAGCCTTTGTCCTGACCCTGCCCTTGGAGAACTATCTGAAGTTTCTGCCAGTGGATGGCAATGTCGTGGCCTATGGCTTGGTCGTCTTCCTTCTGCTGATCTCGACTGTCCTAGGTTCCAACTACACTTTTGAAGATGCGGCTTATCCGATTACAGCGAGTTTTTATGTCGGTCTTGGCTTTAATGCCTTGATTGATGCCCGCTTGATGAATATTGACAAGGTCCTGCTAGCTCTCTTTATCGTCTGGGCCACTGACAGTGGAGCTTATCTGGCCGGAGTGCGTTTTGGTAAAAGAAAGCTGGCGCCGAGAGTTTCTCCTAATAAGACTATTGAAGGAAGCCTAGGCGGCATTCTATCAGCTGTTCTAGTGACTGGAATCTTTATGTTGGTTCGACCGCAAGTGTACGCTACTTATAATGCCCTCGTCTTTTTGATTCTGGCAGTGCTCTTTAGTATTGCAGGCCAGCTGGGTGATTTGGTCGAAAGCTCAATCAAGCGCCATTTCGGGGTCAAGGATTCTGGTAAATTCATTCCTGGTCACGGCGGTGTCTTGGATCGCTTTGACAGCCTTCTCTTCGTCTTTCCGCTGATGCATTTTTTCGGCTTGTTCTAA
- the rseP gene encoding RIP metalloprotease RseP: MQFITFIIIFGIIVVVHEFGHFYFAKKSGILVREFAIGMGPKIFSHIGKDGTAYTIRILPLGGYVRMAGWGEDSTDIKVGTPASLTLDAEGKVVRINLSGKKVDQTALPMNVTGFDFEEKLEITGLVLDELKTYAVDHDATIVEEDGTEVRIAPLDVQYQNASIWGRLITNFAGPMNNFILSVLVFMLLAFVQGGVRDENSNHFQVMDGSAIAAAGVQNKDQILKINDYKISNWADLTSALAKITAKSKEAPTLSVTYKHGSETKEITVQPKKDGNRYLLGVSPTVKTGFWDKVIGGFTAAWSTTVRILSALKDIIFNFNINKLGGPVAIYNFSSQAAEQGLPAVLSLLAMLSLNIGIFNLIPIPALDGGKIVLNILEAIRRKPLKRETETYITLSGVAIMVILMIAVTWNDIMKLFF; the protein is encoded by the coding sequence ATGCAGTTTATAACCTTTATTATTATTTTTGGGATCATTGTGGTGGTCCATGAGTTCGGACACTTCTACTTTGCGAAGAAGTCCGGCATTTTGGTCAGAGAGTTCGCTATCGGTATGGGACCCAAGATTTTCTCCCATATTGGCAAGGATGGGACGGCCTATACGATTCGGATTTTACCCTTGGGGGGCTATGTGCGCATGGCCGGCTGGGGGGAAGATTCCACTGACATTAAGGTGGGGACACCGGCTAGTCTGACCTTGGATGCAGAGGGCAAGGTGGTTCGCATCAATCTCTCTGGCAAAAAGGTTGACCAGACAGCTCTGCCCATGAATGTGACTGGCTTTGACTTTGAGGAAAAGCTGGAAATCACAGGTCTAGTCCTTGACGAGCTCAAGACTTATGCAGTAGATCATGATGCAACGATTGTTGAAGAAGACGGCACTGAGGTGCGGATTGCACCGCTGGATGTTCAGTATCAGAATGCTAGTATCTGGGGTCGTCTCATTACCAACTTTGCTGGGCCTATGAATAACTTCATCCTGAGCGTGCTGGTATTTATGCTACTAGCCTTTGTTCAGGGCGGCGTTCGTGATGAGAACAGCAATCATTTTCAAGTCATGGATGGTAGTGCTATAGCAGCTGCTGGGGTTCAAAATAAGGACCAAATCCTTAAAATTAATGACTATAAGATTAGCAACTGGGCGGATCTAACCAGCGCTCTGGCGAAAATCACAGCCAAGAGCAAGGAAGCGCCGACCTTGTCTGTTACCTACAAACACGGCAGCGAAACGAAAGAGATTACCGTACAGCCTAAAAAAGACGGCAATCGCTATCTTCTGGGTGTATCCCCAACAGTCAAGACAGGCTTTTGGGACAAGGTCATTGGCGGCTTTACTGCAGCTTGGTCTACCACGGTTCGCATTTTGTCAGCTCTGAAAGATATCATCTTCAACTTCAATATCAATAAGCTGGGCGGTCCGGTCGCTATTTACAATTTCAGTAGCCAGGCAGCCGAGCAAGGTTTGCCAGCAGTCCTTAGTCTTTTGGCCATGCTGTCGCTCAATATCGGTATTTTCAACCTGATTCCCATTCCAGCCTTGGACGGCGGAAAAATCGTCCTCAATATTCTGGAGGCTATCCGCAGAAAACCTCTGAAAAGAGAAACTGAGACCTATATCACTCTGTCTGGAGTGGCTATTATGGTCATCCTAATGATTGCCGTTACCTGGAACGATATTATGAAATTATTCTTCTAA